In Salisediminibacterium beveridgei, one DNA window encodes the following:
- a CDS encoding nucleotide sugar dehydrogenase, with amino-acid sequence MKITTVGLGYIGLPTSIMFARFGVDVLGVDVNQDIIESLENGRIHIQEPGLQDALEEVLEKKTFRVSSKPETSDVFIIAVPTPNQDDLHKSCDLSMVISAVKSVIPYLQKGNTVIVESTIAPRSMDDYVKPLVEQAGFTPGEDIYLVHCPERVLPGKIMDELIYNNRIVGGLTTACTEHGAKVYETFVKGEIIKTDARTAEMSKLMENTFRDVNIALANELAKICHHLHINVLDVIEMANKHPRVNLHQPGPGVGGHCLAVDPYFIIAEAPEQARLIKEARDINSSMPAYVLDAVKRMLSGDQGQKVTVLGLTYKGNVDDIRESPAMDIYHMLLAEPGIEVVAHDPHVKQSWVEKDLVKSLTGASLALVLTDHDEYKNLQEKDFTAMKHKNVFDVRNVVSLPEGDVNVMNFGNLSFTEKVKH; translated from the coding sequence ATGAAAATTACGACCGTCGGGTTAGGGTACATCGGCTTACCCACTTCAATTATGTTTGCACGTTTCGGTGTTGATGTATTAGGGGTTGACGTGAATCAGGACATTATTGAATCGTTGGAGAATGGCCGTATTCATATACAGGAACCGGGCCTTCAGGACGCATTGGAAGAAGTGCTCGAAAAGAAAACGTTCCGTGTCAGTTCAAAACCGGAGACGTCGGATGTATTCATCATTGCGGTACCGACACCGAACCAAGATGATCTTCATAAATCCTGTGACCTGTCCATGGTCATCAGTGCTGTCAAAAGCGTGATTCCATACCTGCAAAAAGGGAATACGGTGATCGTAGAATCGACCATTGCCCCGCGGTCCATGGATGATTATGTGAAACCGCTGGTGGAACAGGCAGGTTTCACCCCGGGGGAAGATATCTATCTTGTACACTGTCCGGAGCGGGTGCTGCCGGGTAAAATCATGGATGAGTTGATCTATAACAACAGGATCGTCGGAGGCTTGACAACGGCTTGCACAGAGCACGGGGCCAAAGTCTACGAAACCTTCGTCAAAGGCGAAATCATCAAAACCGATGCAAGAACAGCTGAAATGTCCAAGCTGATGGAAAATACGTTTCGCGATGTGAACATTGCTTTGGCGAACGAATTGGCTAAAATCTGTCATCATTTACATATCAACGTACTCGATGTGATTGAAATGGCCAATAAACACCCCCGGGTGAACCTGCACCAGCCGGGACCAGGCGTTGGCGGCCACTGTCTGGCGGTTGATCCTTATTTCATTATTGCTGAAGCGCCTGAACAGGCAAGGCTCATTAAAGAGGCCCGGGATATCAACTCCTCCATGCCGGCCTATGTGCTGGATGCAGTGAAGCGGATGTTGTCCGGCGATCAGGGTCAGAAAGTGACGGTCCTCGGTCTGACGTATAAGGGGAATGTGGATGACATCCGGGAGAGTCCTGCCATGGACATTTATCATATGCTCTTGGCAGAGCCGGGGATTGAAGTGGTGGCCCATGATCCTCATGTGAAGCAGTCATGGGTGGAAAAGGATCTCGTCAAGTCCCTGACAGGTGCATCACTCGCGCTGGTCCTGACAGATCACGATGAATACAAGAACCTCCAGGAGAAAGATTTTACTGCGATGAAACATAAAAACGTATTTGACGTCAGAAATGTTGTCTCACTTCCTGAAGGTGACGTCAATGTGATGAATTTCGGGAACTTGTCTTTCACAGAAAAGGTTAAACACTAA
- a CDS encoding ABC transporter permease encodes MKKIYALLLEQYHNRSRIYKIALYQIKSTYSNHYLGLFWSVLQPAMQVFIYWLIFGLGLRGDRGDVEGVPFVMYLITGLFPYLFFNQSVNTASNSVLSKLSLITKVRFPASTLISVSIIQSMINLFITTSFVIIISLLFGYSSPVNYLLFLYFLVAAFMLSFSISLFMSTMIVLIRDLKNVLQNVLRMFFFLSPIFWVANESHEVLVTLTKVNPLAYLVGIYRAAFIFDEPFYGGVADFVYFWSLVMLILYLGVHVHYRFRNRLIDYL; translated from the coding sequence ATGAAAAAAATTTATGCGTTATTATTGGAACAGTATCATAACCGGAGCCGGATCTATAAAATTGCACTCTACCAGATCAAAAGCACCTATTCCAATCATTATCTGGGGCTGTTTTGGAGTGTGCTTCAGCCTGCCATGCAGGTGTTTATCTACTGGCTCATCTTCGGACTTGGCCTCAGGGGAGACCGGGGGGACGTTGAGGGGGTCCCGTTCGTGATGTATCTGATTACCGGTCTGTTTCCTTATTTATTTTTTAATCAATCGGTCAATACCGCATCCAATTCCGTTCTGAGTAAACTCAGCCTGATCACGAAAGTCAGGTTCCCTGCGAGCACACTCATCTCGGTCTCGATCATTCAATCGATGATCAACCTGTTTATCACGACGTCTTTCGTCATCATCATTTCGTTGCTGTTCGGTTACAGCTCACCGGTAAACTATCTGCTGTTTCTATACTTTTTAGTCGCTGCGTTCATGCTCAGTTTTTCCATTTCCTTGTTCATGAGTACGATGATTGTGCTCATTCGCGATTTGAAGAATGTTTTGCAGAACGTACTGCGCATGTTTTTCTTTCTCTCCCCGATCTTCTGGGTAGCGAACGAATCACATGAGGTGCTGGTGACACTGACGAAAGTCAATCCATTGGCCTATCTTGTGGGCATTTACAGAGCCGCCTTCATCTTTGATGAACCATTCTACGGCGGTGTTGCGGACTTTGTTTATTTCTGGAGTCTCGTTATGCTTATTCTTTATTTAGGCGTTCACGTCCACTACCGGTTCAGAAACCGGTTAATCGATTATTTGTAA
- a CDS encoding glycosyltransferase family 4 protein, with the protein MYKILLISQNFYPELGSGANRLKNIYKELNMMGMNVSALTTEPSYPEAKLFEEGSPYWNDQEMNENDHIHRLNTFVSKEKTAFFWRILYYTELFLRVRHYLRKHQHHYDVIYVTTPNIFMPWSVMASGKKLRHKSLLEVRDLWPDSVFALGKFTGFPFRQLLKKAETNMYEYFAAIVVNNRSFAHHIQSVTDEAPEITYVPNSLVKEEMQYSEDRPYSVIYSGNAGYAQDIDLLCEVCTKLKNHGVDVTLIPYGVHAKALKTRLQEEQFANVTVLDHMTREESLNEMAKHHVSLSIMNQQDVFMNVLPGKIIDSFGAGVPVVTNLAGETAHIIESNKAGFSMENAGSEEITEAILTILREPEVYQKHAFKLAESFTWEKNAEDLIRVIRGVNTRHG; encoded by the coding sequence ATGTATAAAATATTACTGATCAGCCAGAATTTCTACCCGGAGCTCGGAAGTGGGGCGAACCGGCTTAAAAATATTTATAAAGAATTAAACATGATGGGTATGAACGTCAGTGCGCTGACGACTGAACCTTCCTACCCGGAGGCAAAATTATTTGAAGAGGGTAGCCCTTACTGGAATGACCAGGAAATGAATGAAAATGACCATATACATCGTTTGAACACCTTTGTATCGAAGGAAAAAACAGCCTTTTTCTGGCGGATCTTGTATTATACGGAATTGTTTTTGAGGGTCCGTCACTACCTCAGAAAACATCAGCACCACTACGATGTGATTTATGTGACGACGCCGAATATTTTTATGCCCTGGTCCGTCATGGCATCCGGTAAAAAACTGAGGCATAAGAGTCTTTTGGAGGTCAGGGATCTGTGGCCGGACAGTGTTTTCGCTTTGGGGAAATTCACGGGGTTCCCGTTTCGGCAACTGTTGAAAAAAGCGGAAACAAACATGTATGAATATTTCGCTGCCATCGTTGTCAATAACCGCTCCTTTGCCCATCACATTCAATCAGTGACGGATGAGGCACCGGAGATCACCTATGTTCCGAATTCGCTGGTGAAAGAAGAAATGCAATACAGCGAGGACCGTCCCTATTCGGTTATCTATTCGGGAAATGCAGGCTACGCGCAGGACATTGACCTGCTTTGTGAGGTCTGTACGAAACTCAAAAATCACGGCGTGGATGTGACACTGATCCCGTATGGCGTGCATGCCAAAGCGCTCAAAACACGTCTTCAAGAGGAACAGTTCGCCAATGTGACGGTGCTTGATCATATGACCCGTGAAGAGAGCCTGAACGAGATGGCAAAACATCACGTGTCCCTTTCCATCATGAACCAGCAGGACGTCTTTATGAATGTGCTGCCAGGCAAGATCATTGATTCATTTGGTGCAGGGGTTCCTGTGGTGACGAATCTTGCCGGCGAAACGGCACACATCATCGAGTCCAACAAAGCCGGTTTTAGTATGGAAAATGCAGGATCTGAGGAAATAACAGAAGCGATCCTGACGATTTTAAGAGAACCCGAGGTGTATCAGAAACATGCCTTTAAACTGGCGGAATCCTTTACGTGGGAAAAAAATGCGGAAGATTTGATTCGTGTCATCAGAGGAGTGAATACTAGACATGGTTGA